GTCTGGTATTTAATTTTCTTCATCATTGAGAGTTTCCTCCGCCTTTTAGAAATAGGGATGACACTCAGAGTGGCTCAGAATGAGTCACAGCGGAGCGGGAGATGACTGCATAAATGACTCCTTGGGCTCCGCCATATCAGGATTAGTTAGGCAGGCGGTGTGACAGGAGCTTTTCTGCTTTTTTGATTTTTGGGATTCAACCTTGTCTGCGCTGGTATATCTACCTGCCCCGTCACTTTCTTCATCTTGCGGTGAATTTCTCATCTTTATTCACTAATATCCATAAACTCCCTTCTGTCTTTGTCCTTCTTCATTCCCTCCTCACCCTACGCACTACAGTGCCCTCTCACCTCTCCCGCCGTACCCCGCTCTCATTCTTAGACGATCTTTTCCCCTCAGTTCCTCGCATACAAGCACTCAATCATGGCTGTCCGTGCTCAATTTGAGAACTCCAACGAGTGCGTCTCCTTGTTATCGTCAATCCGGGCCAACAGAGCTAATTGAATACCAGGATTGGTGTTTACTCACGGCTTACCAACTCATACGCCCTCGTGGCCGTCGGTGCTTCGGAAAACTTCTACAGGTATACTCTTCTGTTGTTTGCCGCAGTTTGGAACAGTTCCAATGTTAACTGGTGACGCAGTGTATTCGAAGCCGAACTTCAAGACGTCATCCCCATCTGCCATGCCACAATCGCAGGAACGGGCATCATCGGTCGTTTAACCGCAGGGTGCGTTGCCCTTCATATCGAATATTGTATGCTTATATACTGGTACTGACGGACTCGTGCGCAGAAACCGCAAGGGTCTCCTCGTCCCTCAGACAACAACAGACCAAGAACTACAACATCTGCGAAACACTCTCCCAGATGCAGTCAAAGTCCAACGTATAGAAGAGCGTCTCTCTGCGCTCGGAAACGTCATTTGTTGTAACGACCATGTAGCCCTCATTCATCCCGATTTGGAGCGTGAGACGGAAGAAATGTATAGTCCTCCTCCCTtcggaaaagaaaaaaaaatggacCTCGAAAGAACGTGTGCTAACAACTACCAGCATCGCCGACACCCTAGGTGTCGAAGTATTCCGTCAAACAATTGCCGACAACGTCCTAACAGGCTCCTACATGGCTCTCTCAAACCA
This genomic interval from Aspergillus puulaauensis MK2 DNA, chromosome 7, nearly complete sequence contains the following:
- the TIF6 gene encoding translation initiation factor 6 (BUSCO:EOG092644O2;~COG:J;~EggNog:ENOG410PFYZ;~InterPro:IPR002769;~PFAM:PF01912;~go_function: GO:0043022 - ribosome binding [Evidence IEA];~go_process: GO:0042256 - mature ribosome assembly [Evidence IEA]) — protein: MAVRAQFENSNEIGVYSRLTNSYALVAVGASENFYSVFEAELQDVIPICHATIAGTGIIGRLTAGNRKGLLVPQTTTDQELQHLRNTLPDAVKVQRIEERLSALGNVICCNDHVALIHPDLERETEEIIADTLGVEVFRQTIADNVLTGSYMALSNQGGIVHPKTSVRDQDELSSLLQVPLVAGSVNRGSPVVGAGLVVNDWLAVTGLDTTATELSVIESVFRLGENGPGGIGQGAANKESIVESFY